Genomic segment of Melospiza melodia melodia isolate bMelMel2 chromosome 13, bMelMel2.pri, whole genome shotgun sequence:
gcCCAGGTCCAGGAACCTCTCCCCGCACCACATGCACTTGTACTGCTGCTCGCGGGCGTGCACGCTGTGGTGCTTGTTGAGGTGCTCGCGCTGCTTGAAGGCCTTCTCGCAGGAggagcacttgtagggcttctcgcCCGTGTGCACGCGCCGGTGCCGCTGCAGGTCCGACGCGTACTTGAACCGCTTCTCGCAGTCGGGGCACTTGAGGGGCTTCTCGCGGGCCGGGTCGCAGCGGTGCTGCACGAACTCCGAGGAGGAGAAGAAACGTCTCTCGCAGAGCGTGCACTTGAGCGGCTTCTCGGCGCAGTGGGCCAGCTGGTGCTTCTGCAGAGCCGAGGCCCGCTTGTAGGACTTGTTGCACACCGCGCACTTGAAGGGCCGCTCCGCGTTCTGCACGCACTTGTGCCGCAGCAGTTCCGAGGACTGGTTGAAGCCTTTCTGGCACACGTTGCACTTGAAGAGGTTCTCTATGCCGTGCACGTGCTGGTGGTACACCAGGTGCGAGGGCTGCACGAAGCCCTTCTCGCACAGGTTGCACTTGAAGCGCTCCTCAGTCTTGTGCGTGCGGCGGTGGCGCATGAGCGCGTACTGCTGCTTGAAGCTCATCTGGCACAGGTCGCACTTGAAGGGCCGCTCCTCGCTGTGCGTGCGCTCGTGCTGCCGCAGGTCCGAGGGGCGCTTGAAGGCCTTCTGGCACTCCCCGCAGCGGAAGGGCCGCTCCCCGCTGGGCGTGCAggggtgctgcagcagctccgaTGATTCCTTGAAGTGCAGCTCGCAGACGTTGCACTTGAAGAGGTGCTCCCCCGAGTGGGCGTACATGTGGCGCACCAGGTGGGAGCGGTGCTTGAAGGTCTTCTCGCACACCGTGCACTTGTAGGGCCGCTCGGAGCTGTGCGTCCGTTTGTGGTGCACCAGGTGGGAGGACTGGCTGAAGCTCTTGTCACACAGCGTGCACTTGTACGGCTTCTCGCCCGTGTGGATGCGCTCGTGCCGGGACAGCTCTGAGAGGTGCTTGAAGGTTTTCTGACAGAT
This window contains:
- the ZNF319 gene encoding zinc finger protein 319; this translates as MSESWQQQQQQPQQPPPPQQHHAGAAALPEHSIPPSTADNPLGCAVYGILLQPDPGLQHHQHAPIQAGEPSHKCGVCGHDLAHLSNPHEHQCLPSHDRSFQCTQCLKIFHQATDLLEHQCIQVEQKPFVCGVCKMGFSLLTSLAQHHNVHNGNTMKCSICEKTYKPPEVEHPQPLDPSEKPYSCSICQKTFKHLSELSRHERIHTGEKPYKCTLCDKSFSQSSHLVHHKRTHSSERPYKCTVCEKTFKHRSHLVRHMYAHSGEHLFKCNVCELHFKESSELLQHPCTPSGERPFRCGECQKAFKRPSDLRQHERTHSEERPFKCDLCQMSFKQQYALMRHRRTHKTEERFKCNLCEKGFVQPSHLVYHQHVHGIENLFKCNVCQKGFNQSSELLRHKCVQNAERPFKCAVCNKSYKRASALQKHQLAHCAEKPLKCTLCERRFFSSSEFVQHRCDPAREKPLKCPDCEKRFKYASDLQRHRRVHTGEKPYKCSSCEKAFKQREHLNKHHSVHAREQQYKCMWCGERFLDLGLLQEHSVQHTAEGAYQVAACLP